GGATTTAATGAATTTTCCCTTGTTCAGCATGCGTTACGCTTACGAGCCTATGATTATTTGCTAAAGCCTGTGCAAGATGAGGATTTTCTGTCAACGTTAGCAAAGTTTAAGCAGGACTTCCTGAAGATAAGCACGCGATCGGAGGCATCCCAAAATGATTTGCAGCGGTTTGAATTTAAGCTGTTGAATGCACTGGAATCGCTTGATGTTGAACGAGCTTCACAAGTTATCGAAGATGGTCAGGTTATGTTAAGTGATCGAATTACGTTCACAGGATATGTTGACGAGATTGTCCGCATTACGAGCTTCTTCTTTAGTAAGCATCGGATTGTTGGCTTTGATAAGGAATTACGATTCTCATCGAATGATTTATGTAATTTATCTAACCTTCAACATGCGGTCAAGATTCGAATGGCTCATATCCGGGAACAAGGCGAGGATATCAATTCAGATAGCGTAATTATCAAGAAGGTGAAGGAGCATATTAACGAACATCTGCAGGATCAATTAACACTGACCGGAGTAGCAGAATTCGTGCACTTCAATCCCACCTATTTCAGTGAATATTTCAAGGAGAAAAGTGGGGAAACGTTTATTCAATATGTGACGCGTGTGAAAATTGAAAAGGCAAAGTCCATGTTAGCAGACCCATTAATCAAAATTAATGATATTTCGGATTGTTTGGGATATCAAGATCCCAGATCTTTTAGTAAAATGTTCAAGCTTTTTATGGGCATCACGCCGACGGAGTATCGAAATCTTCAACTTAGTCTACTACATACGGTATAAATTGACTTCTATCACGCTTCCCGTCCTTCCTAGGATATCGGAGGCGTTTGTTTTTTTAGGACTGATTTGAGATTTGGAGTACCCGAAGAATGGTTCCCTCTTCCGAAGATTAAACCGTTTTCATAACATAGGAATCAAACTACAATACAAGTAGATGGTCGCGACATCGAATATAACATCGGGGGTACAACACATGAACCGAATGAAATCTTTATTAATTAGTACTTTTGTAATCGTTCTCAGTGCCGGGCTACTAGGAGCATGTTCATCAAATAATTCAGAATCCAGTAAAGATTCCTCCGATAAAGCAGTGACTATTAACTATTATGACTGGACTGACGAACAGCCTTATATGACGAAGATTGTTAGTGCGTTTCAAGAGAAGTATCCGAATATTAAAGTGAATGCGAACTTTATTCCATCCAGTGATTATGTACAGAAAATGCTTGTGAACTTATCTACAGGTGGAGGGGATATGGATGTATTCGCATCACAGAATACATCGAATCTCTCAGAATATATTTCGAAGCAGGTGCTAGAGCCGTTAGATGATGTTGCAGCTTCAAGTGCTCTCTCCGGCATTTCAGAATCAATTAATCAATTGAAAAATAACGATCATATTTATGGTCTTCCATATCGTACAAGCAAATGGGCACTTTTTTATAATAAAGATCTATTCGATAAAGCGGGTGTTACTTATCCGGATAGCACTTGGACATGGGATGATTATGAACAAGCTGCTAAGAAGCTAACGAGTGGAAGCGGTCAGAGTAAGGTATACGGTTCAATGAGTTATCAAGCGGACAACACATGGTGGCGGGTGCTAGCTAACATCCAAGGAGCAAATAACCCCCTAAATGCGGACGAGCTCAAGACCTTTATGAAGGCGGTTGAGTACAACTATAATCTAACCTACACTTCGGGAGCACAGCAGCCTTTTGGTGAGTTAGTAGGGAATGCAGGGGCGGATTTTACAGGTCGTTTCTTGCAAGGCAATGTCGCTATGATGTGGAATGGTGACTGGGCTGTTCAAATGCTAAATGATGCAATTGCTCAAAAAGGAACAAAAGTAAACTACGACATTGCTCCGTTGCCTCATTGGGAGGATTCAGAGCCAGCGACAACAGGCTCCTTCGCGGTAGTGATGGTGAATAAAGCTTCAAAGAAAATTGATGCTGCGAAGAAATTTGCAGAGTTCCTCGCTTCTGAAGATGCAGCTAAAATTATTGCGGATAACGGGCTATTAACGCCATGGACAACAGACGCAGTAAATCAAGCTTATTTAACGAAGTTATCAACACCAGCGAACGCCAAAGTATTGGTAGATCCGATCAAGGTTCTGAGCCAGGTCCCAATGGATCCATTATTTAATCAGGGCTTGAGCATTGTGAAGGAAGAAGCTTCACTCTACTTGTTGCAAAAGCAATCCATCGAAGAAACCACTAAGAAAATCGAAAGTCGTATCCAAAAAGAAGTGAAATAGCACAATGACGCGTTAAAAGTTCTGGCATTCAATCAGAAGGGTTAACGCGTCGGATCTTCAGACAACGAGGTGAGACCATGGATTTGAGAAACTGGAGAAAGTACGGCATTGCCTACTTATTCCTAGCGCCCAGTTTGATTGGATTAATCGTATTTAAGCTATACCCTATTGTAAAAACACTAATTCTTAGCTTCACGCAATGGGATGGATTTCAGCCATACAAGTTTATCGGGCTAGCTAATTATAAAGATCTCCTAACGGATGAAACGTTCAAAATATCGTTGGTCAACAACTTACTGTACACACTTGTTACAGTACCGATTACCATTGTTTTATCCATTTTATTGGCAATGCTGATGAATTTTAAAGTTCGTGGGATTAAAGGCTTTCGATTGTTGTACTTCTTTCCTAATATTACTGCGGCGATCGCAATCGGGATTATTTGGGCCGCGATGTTCGAACAGTATGGGCCTATTAATACGATTTTGAGAGCTTTTGGAGTGGGTAATCCGCCGGGATGGCTTGCATCGACATCATTAGCACTGCCAGCGATTATGCTGGTTAGTATTTGGAAAAGCGTTGGATACAACGCAGTGATCCTGTTTGCTGGATTGCAGGGAGTACCACGCCATTTATATGAGGCAGCAGAGCTCGATGGAGCAGGGCGGTTTAAGAGATTTATCCATGTTACACTCCCAGGCTTGTCACCTGTAATTTACTTTACGGTAATGACAGGGATTATCTACTCGTTCCAAGTATTTGATACGGTGATGTCCATGACACAGGGTGGGCCAGGAAGATCGACGAATGTTCTTGTTTACTATATTTACAATACAGCCTTCCAGAACTATCACTTTGGTGCTGCGTCGGCCATGTCTTATGTGTTGTTTGTGATCATCTTGATCCTGACCCTTATCCAAACGAAAGCACAAAAGCGTTGGGTATCCTACTAGCTAGAGAAAGGGGTGTGTACTCGTGGAGTTGACCATTAGTCATGTACCAAAAAAGCCTAAAATGACTAAGACTATTATAAAGAATGTGTGTGTATATATATTGCTGTTACTTGTCGCTTTTGTTACAGTGCTTCCATTCATATGGATGGTATCGGCCTCGTTAAAGACGCAAGCAACGATCTTCCAGAATTCGATGCAGCTGATCCCGAAGGATCCAGTGTGGTCAAATTATGGCGATGTATGGCGCAAGGTGCCGTTTGCTACCTTTTATCTGAATACGATCAAGATTACGATTTTATCTACGGTGGGAACATTGATATCTGCATCACTTGCTGCCTATGCCTTTGCAAAATTGAAATTTCCGGGAAATGACAAGCTGTTCTTATTGTTTCTCGCAACGATGATGATTCCAGGGCAAGCTATTATGATTCCTCAATTTGAGATTATGAAGAACCTAGGTCTAGTAAATACGCATTGGGCATTAATCTTGCTAACCTTATTTAATCCTTATGGCGTATTTCTACTTCGTCAGTTCTTGCTACAGCTGCCGGATGATTTGAATGAATCAGCGCGAATTGATGGTTGCTCTGAATTTGGTATCTTTATGCGGATTATTATGCCTCTTGCGAAGCCGGCATTGGTCACATTGGGTATATTTACACTGCTTGGCTCGTGGAATGATTTTCTCAATCCGCTAATCTACCTGAGTCAGGAAAAGCTATATACAATTCAATTAGGTATTCGCTATTTCCAACAAGTTAACGGTGCGGACTATCCATTAATCATGGCAGCAACAACGATGTCATTAATTCCGATGATCATCATCTATCTATTCGCTCAGCGTTACTTTATTGAAGGGATTGCAGTTACAGGAACAAAAGGATAATATGGGCTTTTAAATAGGATATCTACTTTTAATGAAAGTTAAAAGACGAGATGTCCTCCTTTTGTTTCATAATCATATGAGAAGAAAGGAAGATACATATTGAATCAAAAAAGATTGTTTAATGATGGCTGGGAATTTGCGAAGAGTACCTTAGAAGTGACGGATGGTAAGTCCTTGAATTTTCAGCCTGTCGACCTCCCTCATGATTGGCTGATATATAATACGCTAGACTTGTATGAGAACGGCATTGGCTGGTATCGAAAGCGCTTTACAAGTGAGAAGAAGGGTAATCAGCTATTGTTATGCTTTGATGGTGTTTATATGGACTCTACCCTTTATGTGAATGAGCAATATATTGGGGAATGGAAATACGGTTATTCTTCCTTTGAGTACGAGATTACAGACGCCATTCTAGAGGGAGAGAACGAAATTCTGGTCAAGGTCGTGCACGAGAGTCCCAATAGTAGATGGTATTCAGGAGCGGGTATCTATCGGAATGTATGGCTCAAGACAAGAGATTGTAATCACATCGTGACAGATGGAATTTATGTTCATACGGTACAAAAGGATGACGATTGGCGAGTGGAGGTCAACACCGATGTGAACATTACAGAGGATATGTGGCTTTCCCAAACCATTCTGTATAAGGATCGAGTGATCAAGAGCTGTGTAGAGAAGCTTTCTGCTGGAGATCAAGCTACCTCACGTGTATGTCAGGTGCTATCTGTCGAGAAGCCTTTACTATGGAGCACGGATGAGCCGCATTTATATCAGCTAAAAACAGAATTGCAACATATAGCATCTGATCAGAGTTCAACCATTGAGGAAGTAACACAGAGTGTAGGCTTTCGAACGATTGTACTGGATCCGCAAGAGGGCATGCTTCTTAATGGGGTAAAGATTAAGCTTAACGGGGTTTGTGAGCATCATGATCTTGGAGCATTGGGATCAGCGTTTTATACTGCTGCATTGCGAAGAAGATTTGAGATCTTAAAGGACATGGGCGTGAATGCGATACGTACTGCTCATAATATGCCTGCTGCAGAGCTTATGGATTTAGCGGACGAAATGGGTCTGCTTGTTGTTTCGGAAGCCTTTGATATGTGGGAGCGATCAAAGACCACGTATGATTATGCAAGATTCTTTAAGGATTGGGCGTTAAGAGATGTGCAGAGCTGGGTTATGCGAGATCGTAATCATCCAAGCTTGTTTATGTGGAGTATTGGCAATGAAATATATGATACGCATGCTGACAAGCGAGGGCAAGAAATTACGAGCATGCTGATGGAAGCCGTGCTTCAATATGATCCAAAAGGCAATGGGAAAGTGACCATTGGATCGAATTATATGCCATGGGAAAATGCCCAGAAATGTGCGGATATCGTAAAGGTGGCAGGCTATAATTACGCGGAGAAATATTACCATCAGCATCACGCGGAGCATCCCGACTGGATCATCTATGGAAGTGAGACCGCCTCTATTGTGCAGAGCAGAGGAATATATCACTTCCCATTCGAGCAATCCATCCTGGCTGACGACGATGAGCAATGCTCTGCGCTAGGCAATAGCGCAACAAGCTGGGGAGCGAAGTCAGCAGAAGCATGTATTATCGCAGAGCGAGATGCGGCATTCTCATTGGGTCAATTTATCTGGACCGGCTTTGACTATATTGGTGAACCTACGCCGTATCATACGAAGAACTCGTACTTCGGGCAGATTGATACAGCGACCTTTAAGAAGGATTCTTATTATATCTATCAATCAGCTTGGACGAATTACAAGAAGAATCCCATGGTTCATATTTTTCCCTATTGGGATTTCAATCCAGGTCAAATGATCGATGTTCGAGTCTGCTCGAATGCACCGAAGATAGAATTGCAATTCAATGGTGAGACTGTAGGGACCTATGATATCGATCATGAGCATGGAACACAGTTAGCGGGTTGGTGGAAGATGCCTTATGAACCAGGCGAGCTCAAAGCAATCGCTTACGATGAGTCTGGACAAATCATTGCTGTAGACATTAGGAAATCGTTCGGAGACGCGAGTCGAATCTGCTTGAAGGCTGATAAGGCTACGCTCCTTGCCGACGGCACAGATTTAATCTTCGTCGAAATTACGATGGAGGATGAGAACGGTCATGCAGTTGAGAATGCAAACAATCGCGTTCAGGTTCAGGTGAGCGGGGCGGGCCGATTGATCGGTTTAGATAATGGAGATAGCACTGACTATGATCAGTACAAAGGTACGAGTAGACGGTTGTTCAGCGGTAAGCTAATGGCGATTGTTGCTGCGGACTTAGAGGTAGGTACGATTACGTTTGAGGTTACATCGAAAGGTGTAGAAGGTAGTAAGCTGCAGCTTCAATCGATCCCTATGATAGATCATAGAATAGGCATTTCAGCAAACACAAGAAATTTAGATTTGCCATGTGTGATAGGAAATGCAGAAGAAATTCCTTTGCGAAAAATAGAAATTATAAGTCATTCTGGACAACAGTTTAATGAAAATAGAAGAGAAATGCTCGTAAGCGCAAACCTTTATCCTGTAGATACTTCCTATTCTGAAGTGGAGTGGAGCATTGTAAATGATGCAGGGATCGAATCTAATCTAGCGCGGATCGAATCGTTTGGACAAGAAGCCAAGATCACGGCATTAGGAGATGGGAATTTCCGCGTCCGCTGTATGAGTAAGAACGGTACAGAGAAGACCAAGCTCATTTCTCAGTTGGAATTTACGGCGAGTGGTTTGGGAACGGCTTTCAAGGATCCGTATGGATTTATTTCTGGTGGCCTATATGACGAGGTGAAAGGCGAAGTCGGAAACGGAAATGAACGAGGCGTAGCGACGAGTCGAGATGGTGAGACACAGGTTGTTTATCGGGACATTGATTTTGGACCTTATGGCTCGGATTTGATATCGATTCCCCTATTCGCATTGACTAGCGAACCCTATGCGCTCCAGATTTGGGAAGGCATGCCGGACGAAGAGAACAGTGAGCTTTTGGCAGACGTTATTTATCAGAAGGAATCGAAATGGAATGTTTATCAGGAGGCAACCTATCAATTATCCAAGAGACTCACTGGTATTACCTCTATTTGTTTCGTATTGCAGAAAAAGGTGCACATTAAAGGCTTTTCATTTGTGAAAAAGAACCGAGCGTTCGAGCAGAACAGGGCTGCAGATTGCGATCGTATTTATGGTGACTCATTCACCATCGCGGAACAGGGTGTTGAAGGGATCGGGAATAATGTATCCCTTGTGTTCGAGCAGATGGATTTTACCACGAAAGGTACTTCAAAGCTTGTCATTTGTGGGAGATCACCGATCGATAAGAATACCATTCATATTCGCTTCGAAGAGGGTGAAGAGTCTAGCAATCAACTGATCGAGTTTACTCAATCAGATGGGTATGTAGAGCGTGTATTTGAGTTGGAGAAAATGACAGGGATGCAGATGGTAACTTTTATCTTCCTACCTGGAAGTCAGTTCGATTTCGGCTGGTTCCGGTTCGAATGCTAGTTCATCAGTTCAACTATAACGATAAATGAGGTGCGAGCATATGTTAACAGGCAAGATGAATGCTGCAATTATGGATAAGCAATTATCGATTTCTGTGAAACAAATAGATATTCCCGTTCCTAAGGATAACGAAGCGCTGATCAAGGTGTATTGTATCGGAATATGTGGTTCGGATGTTCATTACTATGAGCATGGGAGAATCGGTCGTTATGTAGTGAAGGAACCGATCATATTAGGCCATGAGCTGGCTGGTGAAGTTGTTGAGGTTGGAAAGAAGGTGTCCAATATTACTGTAGGTGACCGAGTAGCGGTTGAGCCAGGAGTTACCTGTGGACATTGCGACTATTGTAAATCAGGACGATATAATTTGTGCCCAGATGTTGCATTTCTTGCAACACCCCCAGTAAATGGGGCTTGGGCGGAATACATCGTTATGCCAAGTGATTATCTATTTAAGCTTCCGGATTCCATGAGCTATGAGGAAGGTGCGATGCTTGAGCCGTTGTCGGTTGGTTTTCATGCGATGATGCGTGGTAAGGTTCAGCCGTTCGATCGAGTGCTTATAACAGGTTTGGGTCCGATCGGACTGCTTGCAGGACAAGCAGCAAAGCTATTTGGTGTTTCTGAAATCTATGGAACGGACGTTGTGCCTTTCCGGCGTGAACTTGCTATGGATATGGGCTTTACCGCAGCACTAGATCCAGTAAATGAGAGTGTTGAACAGCGACTAAACGAGTTAACGGGCGGATCTGGAGTTACACTCGTCGTGGAGTCATCAGGTAACGCACAAGCGATGGCGGATACAATCAAGTTGGTTCGCCGTGGAGGGAGAATTGTGTTTGTCGGTTTACCAGCCGATGGTGTTATTCCGATGGATATGGGACAATTTATCGATGCCGAAATCGATGCTTATGGTGTTTTTCGTTACGCGAATACCTATCCTGCCGCGATCCAAGCGTTGCAGCATTCATCTTTAGAGATAGAGAAGATCGTTACACATCGCTTTGCGCTTACAGATACTCAAGAAGCCCTTGAAGTAGCACGTAAAGAGAAGGATACCAGCATTAAAGTGATGATTTATCCGAATATGCCTTAATGTGCGTTATGAAAAAAAGACGCTCCATTCGATCAGATCGGATGGGGCGTCTTCGCGTTATTACGTTTTAATATAATCCGCAAAATTCTCTAGTAAGTATAAGGAGTTAATATCTTCACGCAAATGATGCTGGACTAACTCGTCAATCTTATCTACTTCATGGTTTGTCATGCAATCCAGGATCATGTGATGCTCGCTCAAAATTTTCTCCAGCTTTTCTTGCTTTAGCATATGCAAGCGACGATACCTTTCATAATGCACATTGGATAACTTAATAAGCTTCCACAAAAATTCATGTCCTGCTAATGTGAATAGCGTCTTATGAAAGGTGTCATCCAAGGTAAGAAAGTGGTCAAGTGCATGCTCCTCTTGTATCGCGCTACTTTGTTCTTCTAAGTTCTTCTTAAGCTCCAGAATTCCTTTAAGAGGAAGGCTGCCGGATAGACCTTTGATAATATCTTTTTCCAGTACACTTCTTAAATAGATGATTTGCTCGACGGATTCCAAATCAATGTATGAAACAATATTTCCTTTTTTCGGATACACATTAATATAGGACTCGAGTGATAGCTGCTTTAGTACATCGCGCAAAGGCGTTCTGGATATCTGAAACCGTTCGGACAATACCGTCTCACTCAGAATGGTTCCAGGCTTTAGCGTTAGGTTAAGAATTTCGTGTTTTAATAGGTCCAAAATATCTTTTTTGGTGGACATGAGGTTACGTCTCCATTGCCATTGAATTTGTAATTAGTATACATGATGCGGGATGTTGACAGAAGAAAGTTATTTCAATTATATATTTGTGACATCTTGTATACAAGTTGTAAATAAATTTATTAATATTATTGACAACGTATGTAGTTTCATTCTAATATTTGAATATATTATCTTGTATACAAGATCACTGCACATTAAATTATAGGAGGTTTTATCCAGATGAACATGACATGGAGATGGTATGGGGAAGGCAATGACAACATTACGCTTGATCATATTCGGCAAATTCCGGGGGTAATGGGAATTGTCTGGTCACTGCATCATAAGGTAGCAGGCGAAGTGTGGGAAATGGATGAAATTGAAAAGGTTGCGAATCAAATTACGAGCAAAGGGTTTAGCACTGCCGTAGTGGAAAGCGTAAACGTTCATGATGATATCAAAATTGGACTTCCGACGCGTGATCAATATATCGACATTTACATAGACACTATCCGGAAGCTAGCCAAGGTAGGTGTTAAAGTGATCTGTTACAATTTCATGCCGATCTTTGATTGGACGCGGACGGAGCTGTACAAGGAATTACCAGATGGCTCAAATGCTCTTTTTTATGAAAATGCGGCCATTAATGAGAACCCACGTGACATGGTCAATCGCATTCTGGAAGGGGCTGGCGAATTTACGATGCCTGGCTGGGAGCCGGAGCGACTTGCGAAGCTCGATGAGCTATTCGCCGCTTATGCAGATGTAACGGAAGATAAGCTATTCGAGAATTTGACCTATTTTCTGAAGCGGATTATACCTGTCTGTGAGGAAGTAGACGTTAAAATGGCTATTCATCCCGATGACCCCGCGTGGCCGATCTTTGGTTTGCCCCGCATTGTTCGCAGCCGCGATACGATCCGCCGATTACTCGACGCAGTAGATAGTCCATATAATGGATTAACCTTCTGTACAGGGTCGCTGGGTACGAATCCACAGAACGATCTGCCAGCGATGATTCGGGAATTCTGTAATCGGATTCATTTTGCCCATATTCGGAATGTTAAGGTTTTTGAGAACGGTGATTTTATTGAGGTATCTCATCGCGGACGAGATGGCAGTGTGGATGTGGCAGAGGTCGTCAAAGCGTATCATGAGAACGGATTTACGGGGTATGTGCGTCCAGATCATGGTCGTCACTTGTGGGGAGAAGAGAAGAATTGCCGCCCAGGTTACGGGCTGTATGATAGAGCTATGGGGATCATGTATTTGCTTGGCGTATGGGACAGCTTGGAGAATACGACGGGGGTGAAGTGAATGCTGCTCTTAACAAGAGAGAGTATTCAATCAAATGCTGAGGCGTGGAAGGATGCAGACGTGGAGCTTCCTCAGTTTGATTATGAGCAGGTGGCGAAGAACACGTTCGTGAAGCCGGAATGGATTCATTTTGGAGCAGGTAATATTTTTCGTGGATTTGTAGCAAATGCTCAACAGAAGTTATTGGAGCTTGGGAAAGCAGATACAGGGATTATCGCTGCTACCTCCTTTGACTACGAGCTGATCGATAAGATTTATAAGCCGCATGATAATTTAACACTTCTTGTGCTAATGAATGCACGTGGCGAGTTTACGAAGAAGGTCATTAGCAGCATTACTGAGGCGATTATTGCAAACAAGAATCGAGCGCAAGATCACAGCCGTCTAATTGAAATATTTGAAAATCCGAGCTTGCAGATGGCTAGCTTCACCATCACGGAGAAAGGCTATGCTTTGACGGATCCTAATGGAATTTATCTTGATATCGTGAAGAATGATATAGAACAAGGACCTGAGCAGCCTGTACACAGCATGAGTGTTGTCGCTTCACTTGCTTATAGACGATATCTTAAAGGTCAGTATCCGATGACATTTGTTAGTATGGATAACTGCTCGCATAACGGGGATTTGCTGAGAAATAGCGTGATTACTATCGCCAAAGCATGGGCTGTGAAAGGGCATGTGGATGAAGGCTTCGTAACGTATCTCGAAGACGAGAGCCGCATTACATTCCCATTGTCGATGATCGATAAAATCACACCCCGCCCGTCAGAAGTTGTTAGAAATGGCTTACAGGAGCAAGGAATTGGCGGAATGGATATCCTTATAACCTCGAGAAACACCCATACCGCACCTTTCGTTAACGCAGAGGTCAGTGAATATCTGGTCATAGAGGATAAGTTTACGAATGGGCGACCATTATTAGAAGAAGCGGGTATCATATTCACAGATCGTGAGACCGTGAACAGGGTGGAAACGATGAAGGTTACGACCTGTCTCAACCCATTGCATACTGCATTAGCGGTCACTGGATGCCTGCTAGGCTATACTCAGATATCGGATGAGATGCAGGATCAGACATTGCGTACATTGGTTGAGAGGATTGGCTACAAGGAAGGATTGCCTGTAGTTGTAGATCCGATCATTCTAAGTCCACAGCAATTCTTGGATGAAGTGCTACAAGAGCGATTTGCGAATCCGTTTATTCCAGACACCCCGCAGCGAATTGCGACAGATACGTCGCAGAAGGTAGGCATTCGCTATGGGGAAACGATCAAATCCTATGTACAACGAGAGGATCTTAATCCAGCGGATTTGACGGCGATTCCCTTAGCGATTGCTGCGTGGTGCCGCTATTTGATCGGAGTGGATGACGAAGGGAATTCATTTGAGCTCAGTCCTGATCCATTAATGGAGTCACTTCAAGAACATCTGCAAGGCGTGACTTTGGGAGACTCAGCTTCGAATGTTCATGAGATTCTAAACAATGAGAAGATCTTTGGTGTACCGTTGTATGAAATCGGCCTTGGTAGCAAGATTGAAGGATATTTTTATGAAATGCTAAAGGGTCCAGGATCTGTACGGAGAACGTTGGAAAAGTATTTGAATGAAGTGATATTGTAGGTCTCATTCTTAATAAGCCTCATGGAGTAAAGCCACTGCACCCCGCAGAGCTATACCCCATGAGGCTTTTTCGCGTCTAGTCCATTTGGTTTACCTAGCTAGAGTACTTTAGTACGCTAAAATACCTACTTTTTCAAAAAAATAATAATAGTTAATATTTCCATAACATTCCTCTGCAACAGAGTTGACAATTGTAAACGAAAATGACATTAGCAGTTACCTATATGAAAAGGGTGAATCTAATTGAAAAACAGTAAATGGATTAGCGCAACGTTGGCTTCAGCACTTCTTGCAACAGTAAGCGTTGGGAGTGTATCTGCAGCTAGCATCGGCAGTAATGTAAAAGCTGTAGCTACCAATCAGTCCGCTGCTAAAACAGCAGTTAAAGAAGGTACAGCTACTTGGAATGTAAACGGTACGCCGGTTGTGTTTAACACCATTAATAGCAGTGGTTACAAGCTTTACTCGCTGAATCAGGTAGCTGGTGAAATTGGAGCTAAGCTAGTGCTGGGAGCAGGCGGGTTTGAACTTAATGACAGCAAAGGATTACATAATGTTCTACTCAAAACAGGCTCAAAGAGCTATCAAGTAGATGGTACTTCCGAATCGTTCACAGTTGCTCCAGTATTTTATAACGGTAAAACCTACGTAGAGCTTACTAAGTTAGTTAACGCACTAGGTGGAGAGCTGGATGCTGATGCTAGCACGATTCTAAGCTTTGCTCGTCCTGAAGGATCGTTTGATACTTTGCACTGGACAGCAGCTGGAAGTCTGATTGCGAACAAAAGCGATGCAGAATCCGCTCAGCTTATCAAATTCACTACTGACCCAGGTAACTACGAAGTATTCTCGTCGGATGACAGTGCGGTAGATTTTGCGGTATCGCCCGATCAACAGTGGGGAGCGTTCAACGATGAGACTGGTTTGCTGAATCTGATTAACTTGTCTAGTGGTGCTATTAAGAAGCTAGGTACTGACAACAGTGTGAAGACGGATCTAGTTTGGTCCAAGGATGGTAAGAAG
This window of the Paenibacillus sp. FSL R10-2734 genome carries:
- a CDS encoding NAD(P)-dependent alcohol dehydrogenase → MLTGKMNAAIMDKQLSISVKQIDIPVPKDNEALIKVYCIGICGSDVHYYEHGRIGRYVVKEPIILGHELAGEVVEVGKKVSNITVGDRVAVEPGVTCGHCDYCKSGRYNLCPDVAFLATPPVNGAWAEYIVMPSDYLFKLPDSMSYEEGAMLEPLSVGFHAMMRGKVQPFDRVLITGLGPIGLLAGQAAKLFGVSEIYGTDVVPFRRELAMDMGFTAALDPVNESVEQRLNELTGGSGVTLVVESSGNAQAMADTIKLVRRGGRIVFVGLPADGVIPMDMGQFIDAEIDAYGVFRYANTYPAAIQALQHSSLEIEKIVTHRFALTDTQEALEVARKEKDTSIKVMIYPNMP
- a CDS encoding GntR family transcriptional regulator, with amino-acid sequence MSTKKDILDLLKHEILNLTLKPGTILSETVLSERFQISRTPLRDVLKQLSLESYINVYPKKGNIVSYIDLESVEQIIYLRSVLEKDIIKGLSGSLPLKGILELKKNLEEQSSAIQEEHALDHFLTLDDTFHKTLFTLAGHEFLWKLIKLSNVHYERYRRLHMLKQEKLEKILSEHHMILDCMTNHEVDKIDELVQHHLREDINSLYLLENFADYIKT
- the uxuA gene encoding mannonate dehydratase, with translation MNMTWRWYGEGNDNITLDHIRQIPGVMGIVWSLHHKVAGEVWEMDEIEKVANQITSKGFSTAVVESVNVHDDIKIGLPTRDQYIDIYIDTIRKLAKVGVKVICYNFMPIFDWTRTELYKELPDGSNALFYENAAINENPRDMVNRILEGAGEFTMPGWEPERLAKLDELFAAYADVTEDKLFENLTYFLKRIIPVCEEVDVKMAIHPDDPAWPIFGLPRIVRSRDTIRRLLDAVDSPYNGLTFCTGSLGTNPQNDLPAMIREFCNRIHFAHIRNVKVFENGDFIEVSHRGRDGSVDVAEVVKAYHENGFTGYVRPDHGRHLWGEEKNCRPGYGLYDRAMGIMYLLGVWDSLENTTGVK
- a CDS encoding mannitol dehydrogenase family protein; the protein is MLLLTRESIQSNAEAWKDADVELPQFDYEQVAKNTFVKPEWIHFGAGNIFRGFVANAQQKLLELGKADTGIIAATSFDYELIDKIYKPHDNLTLLVLMNARGEFTKKVISSITEAIIANKNRAQDHSRLIEIFENPSLQMASFTITEKGYALTDPNGIYLDIVKNDIEQGPEQPVHSMSVVASLAYRRYLKGQYPMTFVSMDNCSHNGDLLRNSVITIAKAWAVKGHVDEGFVTYLEDESRITFPLSMIDKITPRPSEVVRNGLQEQGIGGMDILITSRNTHTAPFVNAEVSEYLVIEDKFTNGRPLLEEAGIIFTDRETVNRVETMKVTTCLNPLHTALAVTGCLLGYTQISDEMQDQTLRTLVERIGYKEGLPVVVDPIILSPQQFLDEVLQERFANPFIPDTPQRIATDTSQKVGIRYGETIKSYVQREDLNPADLTAIPLAIAAWCRYLIGVDDEGNSFELSPDPLMESLQEHLQGVTLGDSASNVHEILNNEKIFGVPLYEIGLGSKIEGYFYEMLKGPGSVRRTLEKYLNEVIL
- a CDS encoding stalk domain-containing protein produces the protein MKNSKWISATLASALLATVSVGSVSAASIGSNVKAVATNQSAAKTAVKEGTATWNVNGTPVVFNTINSSGYKLYSLNQVAGEIGAKLVLGAGGFELNDSKGLHNVLLKTGSKSYQVDGTSESFTVAPVFYNGKTYVELTKLVNALGGELDADASTILSFARPEGSFDTLHWTAAGSLIANKSDAESAQLIKFTTDPGNYEVFSSDDSAVDFAVSPDQQWGAFNDETGLLNLINLSSGAIKKLGTDNSVKTDLVWSKDGKKIYFIQGDKQEKIAQIAVDTGVVKSVLADKVENKSELRISTDEKSAVYIVNLTGVAKNDADSTEDSLTVDFSSAGEQLYKLDLATKDAKPAALTTTPDNKLYPEISADGSVVYLSADADGNAANTLKVVKADGTSTNIALDVEVTWSTGVNNGLVVAGSAADGSTVVYAIDNNGAKTELFRSTEDVSEVAVSNDGSKLAIVSDGGVWVVQGGKALQLTK